In Persicobacter psychrovividus, the genomic window ATGATATTCAGATCATCACAGATATCATTCAGGAGATTCAACCGCATCAAATTTATGCAGCAGGTGATTTGGCCGATCCACATGGCACACACCGTGTATGCCTTGATGGTATTTTTGCAGCATTAAACGGGCTGAAAAATGAGGAGTCTATGCAAAATTGTTGGGTTTGGTTGTACCGTGGTGCATGGCACGAATGGCCAATCAACGAAATTGAAATGGCAGTCCCAATGAGCCCTTATCAAGTTTTGCGTAAGCGTAAATCAATTTTCTACCATGAATCTCAAAAAGACGGCGTTGTTTTTCAAGGTTCTGACTCAAGAGAATTTTGGCAACGTGCCGAAGAGCGAAATAAAGAAACTGCTCACCTGTACAATCAGTTAGGGTTAGCGGAATATGAAGCAATGGAAGCGTTTGTTCGTTACCATTTTATAGATTAATTCACATTGCACAATTGTTCGAAAGAACACACATTTTCTCGAGCCACTCATCGCACAAATGAGTGGCTTTTTTTTGCTAACAATTTTAGATACTGATAATCCCTTACTCGCTGCGCCAATTAAGGGACTAATTTTTACGCATATCCCTAATCCGTACACCTTAATGCAAAGCGCTCATTTACAGCTGTTTAATTTTTACACCAAATATAATTTGGTAAAATAAAATCACAATAGCCTGATCTAAAGCACTTTATAAAAGTGCTGATTTGAAAAATTCGAGCGACAAAAAAAGGAGCATGAAAATGCTCCTTAATTACTGAGGCCGACAAAGCCGCAATTTCTTATATCCATCTTGGGATACGGTCATCATACTGACTCCGCTCAACTTTCAAGATTTCTAACCATTATTTTATAATACACTATAAGGCATCCCAGTCAAAATCATGATGCTTCTGCGCATAATATTTAACACCTTCTTTCAAATATGCCTGATGCTCCTTGGTTCCAATTTGCCCGATAATCCATCTGCCAAAATACTTCTTCGCTTCTGCTGAGGGCTTATTTTTGTTCCATTCCTCCAAAAATTTACGCTCATAAGCAGAGGCATCTGAATTTAGATAAGCCACATAATTGGGGTACTGCCCGAAAATATTTTCATTCAAATATTGAAAACAGAGATCCTTCCAAAATTTATCAAATTCTTTCGAAATCGCATCTTGTTTTTTCTTATGCAGCACTTTTGCGGTCCGCGCCTGTTGTTCTTTCTGCTTATTTTGCACATAAGCAGACTGGGCATCCGAAGCTTTCGCAGTCGCTTTTGCGGGCTCTTTCAATTGGTAATCATCCTTTAAGGCCATCGTTAAATACCCAATAGGGCTACTGACATTAGCGGCTTGCTGCACCACAAAGACCTTTTTATGTACCTGAATGAGGCCATACTGGCGAATTAGATGAGAAATAGCCTCAAGCGCCTTTTGTTGTTCAGCCTTATTTTTGGCCTTAAACCCTATGGCAGCAAGAATTTCCTCATCCTCCGACAGATTAGGGATTGGCACAACCTCTTCGGCGGACACCTTATCAAAATTCAACGCAGCCTGATTAGCAGCAGGCTCTTCAATATTCACCTTGCCCATTTCAGCGGCAGCAGCATCAGAAACTAAAGCATTCCCTTTTTTGGACATATAGAAGATAATGTCCGTTACTGATCGTCCACGTCTTTTGATCTCATATTCCACAAACATCCCAGAGGGTTCGTAAGAATTGATATCATGAACAGCAGGCTCAATCACCCGCCGTTTAAGGTCAGAAAATCGCTTATACTTATCCTCAACATTTAATAAATTTTTGAAGCTGTCAAGGGTGAAATTCCTTTTATTAATATTTGGAAAATACTGAATCAGTAACTCGTAAAGCCTGAAACTGTGACCACTAACGAATCCCCAACAATTTATTGGCTTATATGCGGTGTATTCTCCGGCATTCAACTGCAGGAAAAATGGCTTCATTTCCTGCGCAAATCGGATCTTGATAAAGTCTTCTCCTTCATTCCCCTCCGCCTTAGTTACAAACGGAAAAGCCACCCAGTGCTTGCCTTTCTGAATATATACAGAAGAGTTGGTCAGCCCTACAGCTGCCTCACGAGCCTGATTGTACTTATCCGATATTTTATCTCCCTTTTTAAGATCAAAAAGTTCACGTAAACCAATGCAACACTCATTAAATTCGGTGTCATCTTTGCGAATCTGAGCAGCAGTTAATAATATCAAACGCCACTGCAAAGGACTCAATGTATGTTTTGAATTGATAAGCTTATTCGACTTAACAATTTTGTAGTTTTTTATTCCTGCTACGGAACGATCAGTGATATTCATAATCTGTCGCATTCGTTTCAAAATCGAAACTACGACATTGTAGGGATATTCCAAAATAAATCCGACAGAACATGAACACAGAAGTGTCTATCAACACAAATTGCTGTAAAACTCAAATCAATATTATGCGACAGAAAAGGTAGGTTGGAAAGTTATTACGACAGAAAAGGAACAAACAATTAAATAATTTTATATACAGTATCAATAAAACACAATTTGTCAAAACTTATCTACACATAAAATTCACAACAATCCCTATCATGTCTATCTAAATACCTAAAATGTCCGTGATGTTCATGATACGTCAGACTTTATCCACAATACGTCGTACCAATTACCTACTATGTCACGCCAAATACATGATCTGTCGCGCAGATTACCTACTATGTCGTAATAACCCTTTATAACCATCTGTATATCAAAAGGATATAAAGCCTAAAACAATTAAAACAGTTAAAACATAAAAAAACAATACAAAACACACCGATTGATTTTGTCTTTCAGATGAAATTTAAATATTGGGATATTGCTTTAAAAAGTAAATTAAAGGGACGTACCTATTTTGTCGCGGGCGATTGATGACTTTCTTTTTTAGGTGCGACGGAACATGAATCAAGCTACCTGTTTTGTCACCTCTAAACTTATTGCAACACAAATGTTTGGGAGCGTCTTTAAAAATAAATAAAATAGGCGGTTAAGCGAATGTTATCATCAAGCTGATATCTTAAAGCAATGGTAATTTTTGCACAAAAATTTATTCACGGGTAGGTTGTAACATTGTCATTGTAATTTAAGATACATGATGGAATCAATACAACATAAAGTTTTGGTAGTGGATGATGAAGAAGACATCCGCGATTTACTGGAGTATAATTTAAAAAATGCAGGCTATGCCATTGAAACTGCGGCAGATGGGATCGAAGCCGTTGAGCGTGCGAGGGTGTTCAAACCAGATTTAATTTTGCTTGATATAATGATGCCGAATATGGATGGCATTGAGGCTTGCAGACAACTGAGAAATAATCCTGAGATTGATCAGGCATTGATTGTATTTTTAACAGCGCGTTCTGAAGAGTATTCAGAGGTTGCAGCCTTCGATATGGGGGCAAACGACTATATTATCAAACCTGTGAAGCCACGTGCGCTTAAAAGAAGAATAGAAGCCCTCCTGGAGCGTACTTCTCCCAAAACGATGGATGCGCAGGATGTATTGACGTTTCCCTCGCTACGCATTGATAAAACGAGTTACACCGTGGAGACGCATGGAGAAAAGCTGCCGCTTCCAAAGAAAGAGTTTGAGTTGCTTTATACACTTGCGCAATCACCAGGAAAAATACTCTCAAGGGATGAGTTATTAAGGGATATCTGGGGAACAGATGTGTATATCCTTCCTCGAACTGTGGATGTGCACGTGCGGAAGGTTCGTGAGAAGATTGGCAATGACCTGATCGTGACCATTAAAGGGGTAGGCTATAAATTTAATGATAACATAAATTAAGAGGATCATTCATAATTTTTTTTACTGACTCTTTTTCAGTAAGTTAGGTTTTTGTTGAGATCAGAAACATCAATTTCAAAAGAAAATTTTAACCTTTATCATCCTATATTAAACATTTTTATTGACAGTTAGATTATATATATGAGCGGATTTTGAACCTCAGCTTTTGAGATGGTTCAATTTTTGTTATAATTTCTACCAAATTGAATCGACATCAAATTAACTGTTAATACTATGAGCAATAATGAATCTGTGCCTTCGTTAAAAGAAATGAAGGATCTTATCACAAAATATCAGGAAATGATTGAGCACCTTCCTTCAATGATTGCGGAATTGCCGATCAAGCAAACCGATATTGTCAAAGGAATGGGCATCAGCTATCAGTCTTACAATAAGAAGATGAAAGCGGTGGATAGGATGAATCCGAAAGAAGTAGTGAAAATAATTGATGTTATTGAAGCTGAAATTCAAAAGAGGATCTCCTACATGAACGAGATTATTAAAGACTAAAACATCAGAAAGGCCATTTAAGGGTTCTGTTCTTATAAATGAATAACATGTACAGCTTCAGTTTGAAGCTGTTTTTTTTGCGTATTGCGAATTGTTGATTAATTTTTATTAGTGCAGTTCTTATTCCGCACTAAAGTAATTATTATTGCCTCAAACCAATAATCGCTCTAAAAGTCCCATTATGATAGATCCAAAAATAAAAACGATAGCCTTTGATGCTGATGATACGCTGTGGGTGAACGAAACCATATTCGATGCCACACAAGAACGTTTTTTCAAGCTTTTGGAACAGTACGTTCCTGAAGAAGTGCTGCGGAAGCATTTGTTTCAAACGGAAATCAAAAACCTCAAGTATTTTGGTTACGGTGTGAAGGGTTTTATTCTTTCAATGATTGAAACTGCCGTTGAACTTACCGAAGGTTTGGTAAGAGGAGGGGACATTCAGCAGATCATTGACTGGGGGCGAGAAATGATTGAACATCCCGTTGAAAATATTGAAGGCGTTGAGCAGGCCCTAAAAACCCTCTCTCAGCACTATCAACTCATGGTTATTACCAAAGGTGATTTATTAGACCAAGAAAGCAAGTTAGCCCGTTCAGGGCTGGCAGATTATTTTGATAAGGTTGAAATTGTATCAGACAAGACCGCGGCACAGTATCAGGAAATACTCAACCGTCATGATATTAAGGCGGAAGAGTTTCTGATGATTGGCAATTCTTTGAAATCGGATGTTCTTCCCGTTCTTGAAATCGGTGGCCAAGCGGTACATATTCCATTTTCAAGCACTTGGGAACATGAAACAGTAGCTCCTGCTGAGGAAAGCCACCATCAAATTGTTGCTTTTGCTTCTGTTACAGAATTTGTGAAAACAATTGGATAAGTTTTTTTCATAATAAAAAATATAAATACGGTTCAACTTCTCTACTTGCAAAAAATTGCCTATTTTTGAGTAACAGCAATTTGCAGGTTGAACAGTGGAAATGCGGGTACGCGAAGTTTCGTACCCGTTTTTTTATGTCCAATTTTTCAAATTGTATTTTTTTGCTTTAGATTGTCAATAAAATACTTTTGTTTAGGTAAAATTATTATTATTTTTAAGGACAGGATGTTACTTATTCATACCATTCCTATCAGATAGCGATAGTCAATTGTTCTGTACAAAAAAAATTGAACTTAGCTTATTTGATTTGATCTTAAACAGAATTACATATTTATTCTGTTAAATTATGGTTATAATAAATTAAATTTCTGAATAAATATTGTTTGAGTATTAAACAATATTTTTGTATATCATTGGTTTTAAAGGGGTTGAGTGTTTGTTGCGGTTAAGGATGGAAGTGGGGTTAATAATGCGTTTACTCAATTCGCTGATCAATAGATTAAACTTTTGGTATACATATATGTGTAATGATAGTCAGTTAACTTCAAGATATTTTGATGGAAAAAATCTCAAAAGCCTCAAATCATCAATATTGGGATGCCAAATGGATAGAGCGATATGAAGAGCTAAAAGCTTTTTATGAGGAACATGGGCACTCTAAAGTGCCTCATGGTGATGCCAAGTTTTCAAAATTATATCTGTGGTGTAAAAACCAGCGAAGGTTCTCTCGTACCCGCTCGGTTTTTTCCCAGGAGAAGCGTGATCTTTTGGAAGCGATTAATTTTGATTGGGGTTACCGAACAGCCGATAAGTTCGAAGAGAACATTGGTAAGTTGATCGACTATAAAGAAAAATATGGGACGACGCACGTTTCCCAGACCTTATGGCCCCGTGGTTCTGATCTTTACAAATTGAGTCGGTTTGTGAATGAACAGCGCAGATTGTATAAAGAAAACAGAATGCCGCTGGATCGGATCAAGCGCCTTGAGGATATCGGTTTTTCGTGGAATGTACTGGAGGACTATTGGGAGAAAATGTTCCTCAAAATGAAACGCTTCTACAAGAAACATGGCCACTTCAACGTCCCTACTTCTGAGAAGAAGCTTTATGCATGGATGTATAATCAAATTAAGCGGACACGAACGCCCCTTCAGTTACAGGCACTCGAAAGTATCAACTTTCCATTTGAACTGAAAAGGGAGCGTTTGAAAAATGCGCTCAGCGAAATGGAAAAGATTGATATTAAGCGGCAGGCCTCTGAATTTAAAAGCCGAAAACGGCAAGAACGGATCGAGAATGAAATGCTTGAAGAATTATAAATTTGCCTTACAAATGATACCACCAACCTTTGGTGGTATTTTTTTGTCCCAAACCATTGTCCTATTTTTATGATTAGCACTATTTCGGGTTTTGTTTCGGGATAGTAATTATTATAATTGGGTTAGAATACAAATAAATATCGATATGATATAGCGATTAAAATGGCTGTTGATTCAACTTTAACCAATAGTTAGTGCTGTTAATCAACTGATTGAGTTAATTTTTCTAATCTGCTATTAACGGTTTACTTAGTTGTTTGATTTTGAATTTTGTGATTATAGCGTGACTTGAACATCTTGTACATTATTTATAAGCCATAGCCCACGTGTTATTACGGTGAGTGAATGGTTAATTCGAAGATAATTAAGTTATGATATCGAGAACGAAGAAGTCACTAATTTTACAACGAGCCATAAATGTAATTGCTGCCAAAGGTTATGATGGAGCATCAACTCGAGCGATTGCGCAGAGTGCCAATGTAAGCCAGGGAATGCTGAATTACTATTTTGGCTCCAAGGAGGCGATTCTCAATGAATCCATAGTAATGTATCAGAAAAGAGTCAGTGACCTGATGAACTCCTGTAAGTCTGAAGATCTGACCGCGCAGTCTTTTACAGAGAATTGTATTGCACTGCTGGAGTTATTTATTGAATTGCGGCCATTGTTAAAAGTGGTTCAGATTGAGCAACATCTCAATGCGCGGCCAATGTTGTGCGCTCGGGCAATCGGTGTTACAGAATCAATTCTTGCAGGCCTGAACGAACAATTGCTGAAGGTTACCCTGAAATATAATATAGACCTGAGGATAAGCCCCACTTTCTTTGTGTCGATCATATATAGTGCAATACTCAATTTTGCATTAAGTGGTAAGGCGATCTTCCATTTCCCGAATCAGACAATTGAAGAATCAGGTCAAAGCGATAGTCCGCATTTTATTGCCAATCTTAAAAAAATGATCGATGAATCGGTATTGAACACAGATTTAAGTGTCGTCGATAACTGATATTGTGGATTCAGTGTGTGTTATTCTTTTTGATGTCCCTTTTTCCTTACAGGCTCAGTAAGGAGAACTTAATGAAGAGGCAATACTTGGAGGGAATGGTGGGCATTTTATGTAGCACAATTGAGGACCCTATTGGTGCTTCCTATTAAAAACAGGCCGATGATTGATGTCAAATATTGGTACATTTTTTTATGAAGCCCAAGCTTATCATCAATCATCAGACCCTGGTAACAATTGTAGAAAATTGATAAATTTAATCCTCCCAATTCTTAACCTTCATTTTTTTACGACCAAACTGCAGGTTTATACCTGTAGATAGTGCAAAATTATTGGTTTGGTGTGGTCGCAGTGGCGCAAGTATATTATCTGTCAGCATGTAAAGTTGTACCGCTCCAATATTCCATCGAAATCCTGCGCCAATATTATCATAGCTATTATTAATTGCTGTCCAGTTGACAATCATGGAAAAGGCTGAGCCAAGGTAAAAATTATAGAAAGTGCTGATACCTGCATTCCATGATCCTTGATGAAACTCATTAATGGAGGTTAGGCCTACGCGGTGCCGCTTGGATAGCTGGTAATCAATACTGATCATATTTCTGATCGGTAAGGTTGCAGTGTGCTTTTTATTTTGGACGGAGTCTAATTGCAAAACTTCCTCGAATTGGTCGGTAACTTCTTCTAAAAAATCCACATCACTGCCATCAGACTCACTCTTGATATTCAGGAAGCGATCCAAATCAATTCCATTTTGGTCAATTGCACTTTTTGAAAAAGTAATTTCTTCTGTTTGCTGATCCCATTGGATAGCGCCCATATCTTTAACGACAGCACTGATGGTCACCTTTTCGGTCAGCTGATAATTGATTCCCAAATCTATGGCTACGCCATAATTTCCATTTGGAGAAATGGCGGAAAGAATCTCGTCACCATGCGCGGAATTGTCAGAAATATTGGAGGTATTGATCACCCCGTCGCTGGAATGCACCTTGTTTCGGTTGGCACGGGCATCGCTTTCAATGGTCACACTCATGTCATTGGTACTCACATTATACATGCCCCAAAGAAAGCTACCTTTCAGCCCGATGGTCAGGCGTTCGCCTATTTTTCTTCCAAAACCCATCGATGCTTGCCCATAAACTATATTAGAGGTGGAAATATTTCCTGTCGTTACTTTTGTATATTGACCGCCAGCAAGTTCTTCCTCCGTAAAGCCATTGCCATTAATGGCAAGGTCGATGAGGGATTGCGAAACTTGGTGCTGTGCGTAAAATCGGGTACCAGCACTGAAAGAAAATGCCGTTTTCCCATTGGAATAAGCAATAAATATGGGCGTGAAATTTCCTGAGAAACGGTTTTCAAAATCTTCCCCTGATCTTATTTTATAATTGTTTGCATTAATGTTCAACGTTTGCGTTTCTTGATCATAGGTGCCAATATCAGTGGGTTTCAGTCCAAAACGCCCTTGAATATTCAATTGGCTTATGGGTAACCCGATGGTGAATTTGGCAGCGGGGATGAATGCAGGATTCATCTGAAAAGCTGTTGCATTACTCTGAGGGTCAAACTGATAGAGGGTTTGCTGATTTTGAGCATGAGTATTGTAGAACGCTCCAAAAGCCATAATGAGGAATAGAAAGTATTTCATGGGTTGATGCGGGTTGGAGGTTATAAGTCGGTAATTTTCATGCTGACGTTCAGCCCTATCTTTATATCGATATTCTGATCGGCGACAAATTTGGATTTTTGTAACGATTGATCGGTACGCGTATCGAATGTAAAGTAGGTATTGATCTTTTTAGCTTGAGAGAGCGCAAAAAGGGTGGTTTTGTCAATATTCGTATGGCTGATAGATTCCTGCGGTGTTCCATCAAAGGAACCGACAATCAGTTTGCCCGCGGCGGGAAAGAGCGTAGCCAGGGGCTGATCATTCTCACCGATAAAAACAAACTGCAGAGCAATATTGGAGGGGATCGTCGTGGTTGTATTGATGATGATCGAAGCACTTTGTATCGCTGCGGTATCGACGTCAATCTCATTAATTTCGGTGGATTGATCGTAAATGAAGGTGTCAAAAGACATTTCAAGCGGAATTTCAATATCCACAGTACCATCAATTCCCCCATGGCTGGAAAAGAAGTTCAACTCTTCGCCTTCACTGGCATTATGCGGTACCGAGGTGGCGTCGATGGCCACGGCTATGGAGGTGGGGAAGGTGTTGAGTAAATCAGTAATATTGCTGTTATCGCGATGGAAAGTAAAAATTGTACTCGCTTCGTCGCCAATATTAGCAGCACGCTGAATCAGTAATTCCTCGGTATGGTTTAAAGCGGTTTGCGTATCATCGCGGCTGCCTGCCAATTGCAGGTCAACATCCAGATTTGCCCCAAATTTGTTTGTAATATTTACGGTCATTTTCGATGAAGCCAGCTTGATCTGATCAGGCTCCATCTCTTTCATGAATTCCAGGTTAATAGGCGCAAGCTCGAGCAAATCATTTTTTTGGCCGAGGTAGCCGTAAATGTGGGCCATTTCAGCATTGGTAATTGTTGAGGTAATTTGTAGCGGCTCTTGTAAAGTGGCAATATCGGGTGGAGTGCCCGATTTGGCGTAAACATCCATGGTGATGTCCACGTAATTTTTGTCGCCCTCTTTTCTCAGGCTCAGAAAATGATCCTTTAATGTTGTGCTGAGTTGTGGGAGGTTATTAGCCAAATCTACCTCATAACTAACCACCGTTTTATCTGCATTTCTTATACTTGGAATGGTAATGTTGACCATAAAAAGCGATCTGGCACTGTGTTCAAATCTGAAGGTCATTAGTGCTTCGAGAAATTTCAGTTCTGTCATCTGAAAACCCTCAATAGCGGCCATTTCCCACTCAAACTCACGATGCGCGATCAGTGCCCCATCGGCCTGCATCCGCTGATTGGAGGAAGGAACCTGCTGCAATGCGAGATTGATATCTTCTCGCCACTGTTCATCCTGAATTTCTATAAGATCCTGTAACGTTTGGGATTCGATGTTGTGGGAGTATCGCAAATAAAGTTGGCCGTCTTCGGTTTCATCTATATTCACCTCATCACCTGTAACGAGCTTCATAAACTCCCGCATGCTGTAATTGGCTTGTCCAACAGGCATGTAGTAGTGTCCATCATTTTGCTCGATGTTTAATTCCTCTACATTAAGCCAGCTGTGATCACAGGCAGATGTTGAGCATAGCACCAATATGGCTGATAGCCAAGTTTTTATATGCTTAATCATAGGTTAAGTTGTATTATTATAATCCAAATATAATAATATTATTGGCCTTAGCCTATGTTTTAGAATAAAATTCTAAATTTATGGGATGATAAATGATGTAATAAAATTGTTAGAATTTAACCGATAATTGACCCAAGGGAATGGAATCATCCGAAACTAAAATGGGTGGATTTCCCTTGAAAAATGAAATATAGAAATCATCTTTTTGATATAACTTCAATATATCGTAGCTCTCAGGGTGAACCAATATTGCTTTTGGAGATTCGTCCTTATTGTTCAGTAATTCAATGAGTTGTAATACCGTTTCCATAATTTTTTTGTTGTTTATGGAGTGGTGTTCAATGACCTTGCCAAGAATTTTTATCGAGGAGATCCTACTTTAGATCGAAAGCTCAATTATGATCTTAAGTATGTTTTTTATAGATCAATTTTATCTTTTTTCAAGAATTTTTGCATTATCCATCATTTGGGTAAAGTTTTTGCAATTCATTCAGTGTTCGTTTGAACACTTAACTTATAAGACTAAACGCTTTTGATAATGAATCAATTGTT contains:
- a CDS encoding replication initiation protein; the protein is MNITDRSVAGIKNYKIVKSNKLINSKHTLSPLQWRLILLTAAQIRKDDTEFNECCIGLRELFDLKKGDKISDKYNQAREAAVGLTNSSVYIQKGKHWVAFPFVTKAEGNEGEDFIKIRFAQEMKPFFLQLNAGEYTAYKPINCWGFVSGHSFRLYELLIQYFPNINKRNFTLDSFKNLLNVEDKYKRFSDLKRRVIEPAVHDINSYEPSGMFVEYEIKRRGRSVTDIIFYMSKKGNALVSDAAAAEMGKVNIEEPAANQAALNFDKVSAEEVVPIPNLSEDEEILAAIGFKAKNKAEQQKALEAISHLIRQYGLIQVHKKVFVVQQAANVSSPIGYLTMALKDDYQLKEPAKATAKASDAQSAYVQNKQKEQQARTAKVLHKKKQDAISKEFDKFWKDLCFQYLNENIFGQYPNYVAYLNSDASAYERKFLEEWNKNKPSAEAKKYFGRWIIGQIGTKEHQAYLKEGVKYYAQKHHDFDWDAL
- a CDS encoding response regulator transcription factor gives rise to the protein MMESIQHKVLVVDDEEDIRDLLEYNLKNAGYAIETAADGIEAVERARVFKPDLILLDIMMPNMDGIEACRQLRNNPEIDQALIVFLTARSEEYSEVAAFDMGANDYIIKPVKPRALKRRIEALLERTSPKTMDAQDVLTFPSLRIDKTSYTVETHGEKLPLPKKEFELLYTLAQSPGKILSRDELLRDIWGTDVYILPRTVDVHVRKVREKIGNDLIVTIKGVGYKFNDNIN
- a CDS encoding HAD family hydrolase; amino-acid sequence: MIDPKIKTIAFDADDTLWVNETIFDATQERFFKLLEQYVPEEVLRKHLFQTEIKNLKYFGYGVKGFILSMIETAVELTEGLVRGGDIQQIIDWGREMIEHPVENIEGVEQALKTLSQHYQLMVITKGDLLDQESKLARSGLADYFDKVEIVSDKTAAQYQEILNRHDIKAEEFLMIGNSLKSDVLPVLEIGGQAVHIPFSSTWEHETVAPAEESHHQIVAFASVTEFVKTIG
- a CDS encoding helicase associated domain-containing protein is translated as MEKISKASNHQYWDAKWIERYEELKAFYEEHGHSKVPHGDAKFSKLYLWCKNQRRFSRTRSVFSQEKRDLLEAINFDWGYRTADKFEENIGKLIDYKEKYGTTHVSQTLWPRGSDLYKLSRFVNEQRRLYKENRMPLDRIKRLEDIGFSWNVLEDYWEKMFLKMKRFYKKHGHFNVPTSEKKLYAWMYNQIKRTRTPLQLQALESINFPFELKRERLKNALSEMEKIDIKRQASEFKSRKRQERIENEMLEEL
- a CDS encoding TetR/AcrR family transcriptional regulator; the encoded protein is MISRTKKSLILQRAINVIAAKGYDGASTRAIAQSANVSQGMLNYYFGSKEAILNESIVMYQKRVSDLMNSCKSEDLTAQSFTENCIALLELFIELRPLLKVVQIEQHLNARPMLCARAIGVTESILAGLNEQLLKVTLKYNIDLRISPTFFVSIIYSAILNFALSGKAIFHFPNQTIEESGQSDSPHFIANLKKMIDESVLNTDLSVVDN
- a CDS encoding DUF5723 family protein, with the translated sequence MKYFLFLIMAFGAFYNTHAQNQQTLYQFDPQSNATAFQMNPAFIPAAKFTIGLPISQLNIQGRFGLKPTDIGTYDQETQTLNINANNYKIRSGEDFENRFSGNFTPIFIAYSNGKTAFSFSAGTRFYAQHQVSQSLIDLAINGNGFTEEELAGGQYTKVTTGNISTSNIVYGQASMGFGRKIGERLTIGLKGSFLWGMYNVSTNDMSVTIESDARANRNKVHSSDGVINTSNISDNSAHGDEILSAISPNGNYGVAIDLGINYQLTEKVTISAVVKDMGAIQWDQQTEEITFSKSAIDQNGIDLDRFLNIKSESDGSDVDFLEEVTDQFEEVLQLDSVQNKKHTATLPIRNMISIDYQLSKRHRVGLTSINEFHQGSWNAGISTFYNFYLGSAFSMIVNWTAINNSYDNIGAGFRWNIGAVQLYMLTDNILAPLRPHQTNNFALSTGINLQFGRKKMKVKNWED